The following nucleotide sequence is from Plasmodium sp. gorilla clade G2 genome assembly, chromosome: 11.
CTAACGTTCAATTAAGTGTCAAACGAAAGAAAGAATTTGCGaatcttattttatataacaaaaatttCGATGaccaaataataaatgagaaatctgaaaagaaaaataatacaatggAAGATAAAGACGTTATTAAAagtaaagaaataaataaagaggataaacaaaatacagaaaataatacaaacaataataaccatgaatatattaagattgatgaaaaaaattggaTGAGAGAAAAATCTAACACTGATATTCATACATATCATTTGGATTACTTATTCAAAAATATGTATTCTTTCTTTTATTCCATACTAGAATGTGAAAAGTATGAAAAATgcttttttcataaaaatgattACGTAAGAAATGTTCTCAAGAAATATCTTAAGAAGacatcatttaataaaaatatgatatggATACTACCAATATTGTCATACCATTTTAATAAACCATTGACAGTACTTTATATGAAAGATGaacatgatatatatatgtataaatatcaAGAAGAAAGTGAAATAAAGTTTAGTATTCAAATATTAGTTGAAGAAGGAAACAAAATGTATTTAATTTTACCAACATATTTTCTCTATATAAATGTTctgaatattattacaaacatgttaatacaaaatgaacacatatataaaaggaaattatatgaaggaaaaacaaatgaaaggaataaaaatattgaggTACAAAATACAGAATCGAAGGGAATAGACAAGaataatgatatagaaaaagaaagaatattAGAACatcataatatgaataacgAAAAAAGTATTAAACATATCTATTCAAGTAATCATTCATGCGATATAGCATTAGATTTAAacataacaaataatatcctttctgataattattataaaaaaatgtttgaaataatattagaaaaaatcCATTTATAtgcaacaaaaaaaataaatatatacacattacTTATATCGATAAGAGAAGATATatcaaattttaaatatgtaatatattataacaattttaaaaagttcatgaaaataatggatagtttttttcttttacttAATTCgaagatgaatataaatatcgAATTTTCATTTGATGAAATTATGAACACTCCATATATGGTAGTAAAAGGTTCTATTAATaatgtaataaattttatagaaaaagaaaattatggTATCTTCggattaaaaataaaaaaattttatacatttatattagaTCATTATGATAGTAAGAAATATTACActaatacatttttaaaattattagacTTTTTATTGAATgctataaataatgaaattgattacgaaaataaaaatataaaaaatatccaACTTAATAcagaaatgtatataaaaaaaatggaatatattGAAAAGTTGAAAATACTAgaatcatatataaattgtgAGCATATAAAAGTCATAAGAAATATGATGAAATATGTTGAAATAAATTTAcacaatataattaattttgtagtatttaaaagtaaaaataaacttaataatgaaaataattatatcaataatatttatataaaaaattatagcaacagtaatatttataataataataataataataataataataataataatacccTTTTTAGttacataaataattataacattataaataatattaacaaaaaGGATATTCTATATCATTGTTGTTCGATATACGATTATAATGAATTAGGAGCTACCAAATTAAccttaaaatattttaatgaaCTAGAAAAGAAGTTTATTAAAATCAACGATTTTCTAAATGTTTTAGAAAAATTATCTAATGAAGAACTTAATTATGATGAATGGTATTCTATAGCTTCTAAAATACATATAGATTATTTCAATAATttagaattattttattttcattatatgaatgaaaaattattttggAAAGATggttctatattatttacagataaaattgtaaaatatttaaaaaagaaaaaattatacatctCTACAGAAGATCTAGAAAAGTTACATAATAACAAATTAacatataatgaatataaacatatattatatcaatcTAAAATTATTAGtaaagtaaataaaaatgtagatATCACATATTTAGACAAAGAAAATTATGCTATGTCACTTATTTGGTCTTTTTTTAACACAGAAATTGTAATTAATGGTACTCATGTAAAttttgatgatatatattataaaatggaAGAATTTtatgagaaaaataaaagtaaaaatttaaaagaaactTTATAtgtactaaaaaaaaatgatatatatcaattatataattcaatGATATTATTCCATCGACTTATAGAATctattgataaaaaaattttcgataaatataaagcatataaaattactaatatgttatttgatgagttaatgaaaaaaggaatatatatatctggAGATTCTCAAATTACGAAAGAATATATTCAATCTATATTTGATTATAATCTTTGGAAGAAAGAGAtacaaaatgtaaaaataagtaataataatataagaacATTAGtatctataaaatatattaattattttaaatctTCTAtacttattaatttattaaattttttatcaaatacaaaattatataatagaatcattaatataataacatatatgatatatagaATATTCAAATTAGGAAATAcacaaaatgatatattgaAAGTAATAAAAACACAAGGAATTCTTTTTGGTAGTATAGATGTATTTAGacttatattaattaaattaaatataccaTTAGATGTATTATCAATTGGGTTTACacttcttttaaaaaatttaaattacaTAACAGAAAATTGTATTATTCAAGATTTTATAGAAAGTATTGATTTTAGAAGATTCTTTtcgaatttattttttttattacataattTTATTGAACAATATTATTTCAAAACCATATTAAAGTTATTATTAGGTTATCCATTTAttgtaaattttataaaaaataatgaacataAAGTAAAAGAAATctttatacattttaaaaatttcatattattaaattttggtacacatattaatttttttcaacatttatatgataatattgaaaaaaaatttataacgtatctaaaatattatataaccaaatttttaaataatctaTTACCATTTTCAACTGATATAAGTACAAAAATAATGTTATTCCAAAATGATCAAATGAGTTCATTACAATTTATCGAATTTacagatgaagaaaatataattcctttatattacaatataGTTAGTTTAATACAACATGAGCCATTTATTAAAGCATTTATGAATAAATCACTTATGGTTTATGCAAAGATTTTTTCTAATACGAATGCAAAAATTCAATTATCCCGCTTACAGCTCATTCAAAATATGTATGATAAATGGTTAGAAGGGAATACTTATAAGGAAGCAAAAGGTTATGAACATAATAAAACAACAAGAGATCAAAATATAAACGACACAACAAAGCGTAGTTCTTCTTTTATACAAACATTATACGTACCTATAAAAAAgaggcaaaaaaaaaatataatgaaagggaaaaaatattttgtctTTCCTTATACTCAAATGGATTTAAAACCATACAATAATATGACATATCAAAATGAGAATAAACTATTGGATgaatcaaaaaatattacttaCATCAATAATACAATTAAAAGGAATATTGAATATGTtccatttataaaaaataaaaaaagcgATAACTATAAATATGATACACATAATAGTaaagataatgaaaaatatatttccatttatcccattttaaataaatttgaccaaaagaaaagaaatcattatgatagtaataataataatagtaataataatgatgatgactggaagaaaaaatatgttttttttgaaaCGCCTAATATGTCACTCctacaaaataataacacaaatgataaaataaaattttcttaTACCCAATTGTACAATTATCGAACATTAAGTTGcttagaaaaattatttatacatgGTTTTCAACATGTAGAAAACAAtaaagaaatagaaaaaataagaacaaataataattcgaTGATAACATGTAgtgatttatataaagaagaatggacagaacaaatatataatttttcattgaACAAATTATCTATCAAAGAAagacatatatattcatatactcataatttaaaattaatcataatgaaaggagaaaaaaaaaatataaaatgtgaaatatttttcaaactATATCTTAATAATTCAActgaatataatttaaaaattagtAGAACAGATATAGTTATAGtagattttaatatttttagaaaaaaCAATGAATTATGTTTtctatacataaataaatcacaccaaaaaatatataaatacaacaAAATGGacaataatagtaatagtagtagtaatagtagtaatagtagtaatagtagtagtaatagtagtagtaatagtagtagtaatagtagtaatagtagtagtagtagtaataatatggatTATTCTtcaatacaaaataatactCACTTTTGTTATAAGGTAGAAATGGTTCCCTTTTATAAAACAAACAATATCACAAAATATCTAAAAGATGTTTTTCATCATATTGATCAAAAATATCATTATGATacacaaaagaaaaaaaatgaaataggagaaatattaaatgatatagatcctaatgataatttatatagTTATCCCTTCAATATTAtggataatatgaaaaataataataatagtaatataaatCATCACGTTCATAATATAGAGGAAAAAATGAatactaaaaaaataaaacatattaaaaataaacaaaatgatttttcttataaaaataatagatCAATGGATATTCCCAAAAATAATgagatgaaaaagaaaaatgtgtTAAAAAACTTTTTTGGAAAGattaaaggaaaaataaataaatttaaaagtaatattaaaaaagattattatcaagaatataagaaaatacccgaaataaaagataaattatATCCAAACCTTGAAAAACTTCAAGATAccttaaaatatttaactgataaaaatattataaataaattattagaaTTTGAATATTATCATTCCAATAAATGGTCTTCAGATATCTTTGGTGTTACTATTCAAAATATGAAGGGAACCAacagaaatataaaattaatattagaaATTGGGGATTATAAGTTAacaaattattatgaaataaatgttaatgataaaaaaaatattctatcTCTACAAAAGCTAGATAactttgttaaaaaaaataatttgaaaaatGGAGTAATGCAAAAATTGAGAAGATATAAAAAGctacattttatattaaagcatttattcttttttaaaaatgaaatgaaaaatgttgaatattttaaaattgaaAGAATAATTACTGATACAAGTGAAAAGGacagtaataataaaagaaattataatatagaagGTTCTAATATAATAGAAAGAGATAATATTGAAATAAAACATAACAAAGAACAAGAAgatcaacaaaaaaaagatatacaaCGACAAAAACAAGGACAAAGTCAAAATGTCATAGAAACATATATGAATGCACATTCtcaaaaagaagaaaaaaacaaaaatgatacattggaatatttaaaatttacatggtataataataataataataataataataaaatattacaagAAATTATTTTACCAGTCAGATCATTACATCAATTTAAattaaacaataataatggtAATGTCTTATGTAAATCAGATGTTAATATTCAGAatgtattaaattttatgaaaGAACAAAATGATATACCAGAAGATCCtaaaaaggatataaaaaatgtttatcATGATGATCCATATTTCGATgacataaataattataaacattCTAATAACACTTTAGATAGTTTTAATAAACATCATATTAAGAACAATATGAATCATCCATCATctaaaaaagataattatgatgagaaatatttttcagattatagaaaatattttcataaaatatatccattaaatgaagaagagaaatttataataagaaataaaatacatcatcaatatattttatataaatatagactTGCTATGTTAtctgttattattataaaaacaaatcaCTTGacaaatttaaaaagaatgaatataataacaaatgattatttaaaaaataaacataaatattataaaaacatacaGTATCAtcaaaatgaattatttcaAAAgaaacatgtatatataccaAATAgacaatatataattaaaaaaaaattagaatgTATCATAAGCTTAGATTATTATAAATCACTAAAAAAAGCTTTACAAGAAAATAATGTACTAAACAACTTTTTACAAGACTTAACTGTTGAAATaagtaatattaatatattgttttataaatatttttatactgATAATTCAAATATCCATTCATCAAGTTTTTATTTAGATAAATTGAAAAACATAAAACAATTATGtccaataatatataaattaaaaaatcaggaaaaatataatctAGATGATATATCAAAAGTTGATGATACTATcaaattaaattttaataaaaaaatagaatatgatataaaagaatgtGAACAAAAAATAGGATTATATGGAAGTAATATTGCTTTTTTTGGAAAGACTTTAGATAATTCtatagggaaaaaaaaaattaaaaatattgcCATGTTTTCTTATGAATGTGAAAGATCAATTTTTcttgaaaaaaatttaaatgacTTGGATGATTATCACAAAAActtttgtattaatataacagataatataaataagaataaaagtGCAGAACAAAATGATTATTacaataatacatatttgaAATCTATTAATACAACTTGGTTtgatatgatatataatacatttacaTCTAATAAAACATTTGATTATAAAGGGCAAAAAAAATTTAGTGAATTTAAATGCTTTGGATTTGCTGATAGAGatgaattaaaagaatatgaaaaaaaagagggtgctaaatgtaaaataacaatattaagTAAAACACTTTTTGTTCTACAAAATTTTatagataaatattatatcttaaaaaatgaagaaggaATACATAATGGTAatgcatataatatttatgttttatataaaaatatttatacagttattatatatatgttaatgtATGAAACCCGAATATTTAAACCTTTAAGAATTcaacaaaaattaaataacatAGGGAAGAAATATagtatgttattatatacaaaaaaaaattattccaACTATTTAAAACTCATGTTAGAAAAAACAAgttcattatatttagaaatagaactattatataatgaacatGTATTCTTAAGAAATATATCCTTTCCTAATGATTCAGTATACATATTAATGAATGAACACAAACCTTTTAATAAGGATACATATGGATATAAATTATCTGAAAATCCATATGAATTATCTAATGAAGGAGATGATAATACTAGAGTTTATGCATTTTTTGTTCTTAACTTGTTAAGCTTTTATCCAGAAATTCAAAAAAgcttattattatcatcacacaATGAGGATTTGATTTATACTTTgttagatataaatatacaacaaataaatgaacaaataCAAAACAAAGAACATTCTAATGATCAAACTTATTTTAAAACAGCTAATCAACAAACAAGTGATCAAAGGAAAAGCAACGAAGGTATTACTCAAATGGTTTTAAAGCCATTGGgagatttatataattatttcttttctaaAAAGAAGGAAGAGGAAAAGACTGACGAAAATAAAGGGGCaatgaatatattagaaGGTGGTACTGAAGGGGAGGAGAAAATATTAACAGATGATCTAAAATTCAAATACAATCTAACAAAACAAACAAAAGAAGGACAAATGGATAAagatcaaaatataaaaagagatATGGAAAATAATTCGTCAAATGTTTTATTAGAAGAATCAAAGaaaaattgtaaaaattttgtaaattCTTCAAATACTACAAATTCTACAAAATTTGCAAATTACACCAATTCTTATGAAATAAATGATTTTACGTGGATGGAAAAAGACCAAattgatgaaataaaaagattAATTGTAGAACATGGATTAGTAAAATCTTTTATAAAAGGAATTCATTTAATGTATTTACaagtatatttaaaagataataattatttagaaGCATATAAAGAAGcattaaataaagaattagaaaaaacagatttttatatgcattttattaaaacatctccaccttttcattttcaaaattataaCGTTCAtcacttattattattttcattttattatggTTTTTCGGATTTAATAAGAACAAGAAGAACTTATGTTAATCTTGAATCTACAATTAATAGAacaatagaaaataataaatccatatatatgtacagaACAAATTCGTATACAAATTTCAACCTTGATGCAGACAAAAGAGTAGCATTAAATACAATACATCAAGAATTAGccaaatttatatataaagaagcAATACAATATAGATATCTAAACCcgtataaaacatataaagatCAAGAAAATACAactacatttatatataataataataataataataataatttagataatgttatatttaaatttaatgaaGAGAAAGAAAAGGAACTCATAGATTTAatcataattaataaaaaagaacctatttataataaaaaagatataaaagaaattataatcTTTGTTCAAATAATGGttgaaaattttatatatattttaaacaaTTATCCATCTAGTTTTAGCTTAAGTAAACATTCTTCATATtacaataattttattaaaaatgttaaacaatatttcttttcttataaaaaagaaaataatgttatatatcTAATAAGTCAAAGAGATATTGATTTCAACATTTCTtctatattacatataagtGAGAAATCTACtgttatgaatattttaaaaaatattataaaatttatttttctagCTGCTACTAGATCATATGATGTGGACCCATTTGTACAAAaagtattaaatataaatcaaaatagtacacataatttaaaagaagatTATTCAaaggaaaaacaaaaatatgtaaatttaaAAAGTACATATGCAttcatacaaaaaaattataatgtaCGTAGTATTAAACAATGTTTTAAAAactgtttaaaaaaaacaaaaaatgtatttaataaaatttctaATGTTACTAAAAATAGGAATCCATCTGTAACATATGAACGTTTTGATGTCCAACCTCCTTTAAATGATGATTATCTAGATtctgtattttttaaaaaaaaagaacaatcaaaaggaaataatataGCTACCAAAAAGagtaagaataaaaaaaatgataaggttataaaaaatatatatatacatgaacAACCATTTTTGTCGAAACTAAAAATGAGATGTGCTATAATGCAGAAAAAATTATCCATGtcgatgaaaaaaaaaaataataataataattataatgatcataattattttagtgatgaaaataatccATATCGTTGTGATTATCTACCATCTTCGAATGATAAGCAATCAAGTCGAGAAGATGAAAaatcaataaatataaaaatacataggAAAAAAGAaccaaaagaaaataaatattataatacagatcaacaaataataaatgataataactattatttatctactaataaattaaatgatacacaaaaaaatagatatCAAGGTATAAAACCAGTTAATCAGGGTAaacatattgaaaaaaatattataaatgaaaaactTAACAgatttcaaaaaaattattttgatgaaaaaaataatttgagTCATGCCAAATTTGAACAACAGATAcaaaaagagaaaataataaataatgaaaaaataagaaataataatgaagatagCATAAATAGAAACGGAATAATgaatcataaatatatgtataattcttcatatattaatagagGTATAGATGGAAATGATAGAAATATTAGAAACATTAATGATCATAATGATACATATATTGATGAGAGGCAAGAAAATAATCCAAATTTAGacataagaaaaaatttatataatatgaaaaataaaaaggaaaaaaaaagtgataatattaataaatatagttTTACACAATTTGTTCAAgtgaatgataatatacataaaaataataataatattaataatacaataaatGTTATTCCTAAAAATAGTACAACAAAATTCACGACGTTAGGAAGATTTTTAGGTACTCGAATGAACAATTTATATTCTagattaaaaaatgaattattttcatttacatTAATAAATAGTTATgacttttttttaagaaatagtatatatttttatcgtAGTAATATGttcacaaaatatattacctATTATGCAAAAAGAAATGTAATACAAAGTTTAGATATGCTATTTTTGATAGTAAGAGATTATGAATTAAATACTTCTTTAACAAATACATATTCTATAAAACAtagtttatttaatatatgtttatttaaattacaaAACATatctataaattttaaaaatatattaaatattatagatGAACAAAAAATGGATACAATAGTATCAGGAGCAATATctattatacatatgtacTATACTGGAAATATAAAGTTTATAGAagatttaattaataaaataaatataattttatctaaaaattttattttaaaaaaattatttgctgattttatttcttatgtTACCATTTCATCAATACAAActtttatattacattttcattcaaaatataaaaaaaaagtacttAATTtcttaatttcatttttaaataatatatctagtACAATCTCAAGTATACTAAGTGAACCTTTTTTTCAGTCCTATATATGTACcaattttataaaacttGGAGAATCATTTATTAGTGAGTTTAATGCAGAAAATACAGTATATGCATTTTTTATGGATGTAGGAGAAATAAActttattgatattattatagcTTATGCTTACCATTTCTTCCCAAAGGCAGTAAATGATTTTACTCAAATGTCATAAAACgttacaaaaaaatgaatacatatatatatatatatatatatatatatatatataactatttcattttttttttatttcacttGATTGtgtcttatttttattaattaaaacgaatttcatatataataaatatatatatatatatatatatatttgttaatgtttatgtttgtatttatattattattattattttttttttttattatgcattaaacaatatatgcatatatatataatagataatttaatttttttcttttttttttttttttttttttttttttttttttttacagaactaataatatttttcatttgaaaaaataaaaaaataaaaatgataataaaaataaaaacatatttatatatatacgcaaaattaaaatatataattataaataagtGTGTCCAATGATCACATAAAATGACATTTCCTAagacaattttttttttttttttttttcctgtattcttttaaaaactGTAATTGTCTTTTATTAATAGCTCCTTTCCTTCTATCTCTTATAAAAACTATAGCATCAATAGGGTCCATTCCAAATTCTATTAAAACGATAGAAGCTAAAACAGGAGCTCTACCTAATCCAGCTACACAATGAACTGCTACTGcacaattattttttataacattatttACAATATTTAACCAATTAGATACTATATCTTCTGTTGGGGCATCCCCATCAGGAAAAATAAGTTCATGTACATTAATCCCAGCATCTTTAATTTCCTCATCATTATATGTCCTTTCACATGTACGTACTAAATCTGTtacattataatttttcatttcttttatatataaaggtaATAAATCATTTGTAGGTGCATCTAatatcaaaatttttatttttccatgTTCT
It contains:
- a CDS encoding protein tyrosine phosphatase; the protein is MKSSENNEMQNLCPIHYYSNGRDYNSDTIINNVNIKYFNMDNYLGNVNLHMDYLNPVLNHPTKIEHGKIKILILDAPTNDLLPLYIKEMKNYNVTDLVRTCERTYNDEEIKDAGINVHELIFPDGDAPTEDIVSNWLNIVNNVIKNNCAVAVHCVAGLGRAPVLASIVLIEFGMDPIDAIVFIRDRRKGAINKRQLQFLKEYRKKKKKKNCLRKCHFM